The Solea senegalensis isolate Sse05_10M unplaced genomic scaffold, IFAPA_SoseM_1 scf7180000014781, whole genome shotgun sequence genome includes a region encoding these proteins:
- the LOC122761535 gene encoding epididymis-specific alpha-mannosidase-like, whose amino-acid sequence MILLTVSVFVCCCYYSHGVSGEDKPIQTFVIPHSHMDVGWVYTVQESMHAYAANVYSSVTEELSKAKDRRFISVEQEFFRLWWDTVATNSHKRQVRQLVKEGRLEFIIGGQVMHDEAVTDLEDEILQMTEGHGFLYETFGVRPQFSWHVDPFGASATTPVLFALAGFNAHLISRIDYDLKDTMQKKQSLQFVWKGSPSLKEKQQIFTHIMDQFSYCTPSYLPFSNSSGFYWNGIALFPNPPKDGVYPNMSLPVTKETVHAYAQTMVDNIKKRAAWFRTNHVLWPWGCDKQFYNSSVQFNNMDPLMKYINQNSNEFGVTVQYSTLSEYFQTIYQSDLVWEVRGSEDFLPYSTEPYQAWTGFYASRNVLKGVARQASSLLHAAETLFTRYRISFPDGPVAPDWALTKLRALRWAVSEVQHHDGITGTESPKVADMYLQHLTQAMMGVEELFAALILLPHNIVVPSLLTSHYHRKGVHHTLEQHVIVYNPLAWNITTIINVTVTFMNAAVFDQDGRPVSAQIQRSAQSNVTYDLLVVVELGGLQQRKYLIKLSDKSCSGRSRCGRTYSAKGVLFDRVRVQDWAKTGRRLLPVLSECYKLMFDQDTNLLHSITYLEEKRRVRVTQDFWEYHANGDVKVGPISDNYIFSTNGSAVRAYQAVEMEIVPGKIVSEIRQYFYRDESDKDYAYSITTRVPECFGTRPRCHRLEQTYSLGPLPLNTEVVLRTSTALNNNRTLFTDDNGYQMMKRPYRKFINNTLARNYFPMVRMAYIEDDLSRLVLVSDRAHGVSSQASGQLEVMLHRRLWNNLPWNLGYNLTLNDSSVVRPTLWMMLGSVNTTSKLYQREAVELQHRPVVMPIDQPQKPWQDKESRGGFPVQSVVLPPNLHLLSLSVPGWNYSSSHDIHLGHVHSGEDLHSEPDFDRVLLRIMHLFEEGGDPELSTPVTINLKEVLQAIGEVKVVEERSLTGTWDVASLQRWKWKTVDNPETTKNKEFWSRGEEAFTVTISPKEIRTFFIHFNTDKDF is encoded by the exons ATGATATTATTAACcgttagtgtgtttgtttgttgttgctattaTTCACATGGAGTTTCAGGCGAAGACAAACCTATTCAGACATTTGTAATTCCTCACAGTCATATGGATGTGGGATGGGTGTACACTGTTCAG GAGAGTATGCACGCCTATGCAGCCAATGTGTACAGCAGTGTGACTGAGGAGCTGTCGAAGGCTAAAGACCGCAGGTTCATCTCGGTGGAGCAGGAGTTTTTTCGACTGTGGTGGGACACTGTCGCCACAAACTCTCACAAGAGACAA GTGCGACAACTTGTGAAGGAAGGTCGACTTGAGTTTATCATCGGGGGGCAGGTGATGCACGACGAGGCTGTAACTGATCTGGAGGATGAGATACTGCAAATGACAG AGGGACATGGTTTCCTCTACGAGACGTTTGGGGTACGGCCTCAGTTCTCCTGGCATGTGGATCCTTTCGGAGCCTCTGCCACTACTCCAGTCCTGTTTGCCCTCGCAGGATTCAACGCCCACCTCATCTCACGCATAGACTATGACCTGAAAGACACCATGCAGAAGAAACAG AGTCTACAGTTTGTATGGAAAGGCTCCCCCTCTCTAAAAGAGAAGCAGCAAATCTTCACCCACATCATGGACCAATTTAGTTATTGCACTCCATCATACCTGCCATTCTCAAACAG CTCTGGTTTCTACTGGAACGGCATTGCCTTGTTCCCAAACCCTCCAAAAGATGGAGTCTACCCCAACATGAGTCTACCTGTCACTAAGGAGACAGTACACGCCTACGCCCAGACCATGGTGGACAACATTAAGAAGAGGGCAGCCTGGTTTAGGACCAATCATGTGCTCTGGCCATGG GGCTGTGACAAACAGTTCTACAACTCCTCTGTACAATTCAACAACATGGACCCTTTAATGAAGTACATCAACCAGAACAGCAACGAGTTTGGGGTGACAGTTCAATATTCCACTCTCAGTGAATACTTCCAAACCATCTACCAATCAGATCTTGTGTGGGAGGTGAGGGGGAGTGAAGATTTCCTGCCATATTCCACTG AACCGTACCAGGCATGGACGGGATTTTACGCCTCCAGAAATGTTTTGAAAGGAGTGGCACGACAAGCGAGTTCGCTGCTGCACGCAGCCGAGACGCTCTTCACCCGGTATAGAATCAGCTTCCCTGACGGACCTGTAGCTCCAGACTGGGCCCTGACCAAACTGAGAGCACTTCGCTGGGCTGTCTCCGAG GTGCAGCACCATGACGGTATCACCGGCACCGAGTCTCCCAAAGTAGCAGATATGTACCTGCAGCATCTCACGCAGGCCATGATGGGAGTGGAGGAACTTTTTGCTGCTCTGATTCTGCTGCCTCACAACATCGTCGTCCCTAGCCTCCTCACGAGCCACTACCACAGGAAAG GTGTTCATCACACTCTGGAGCAGCATGTCATCGTGTACAACCCTTTAGCGTGGaacatcaccaccatcatcaacGTCACAGTCACCTTTATGAACGCAGCCGTCTTTGATCAAGATGGGCGGCCCGTGTCTGCACAG ATCCAGAGATCAGCGCAGTCCAATGTGACTTATGACCTTTTAGTCGTGGTGGAGCTGGGAGGCCTTCAGCAGAGGAAATACCTGATTAAGCTCTCAGACAAGTCTTGCTCTGGGAGGTCCAGATGCGGCCGGACGTACAGCGCTAAAGGTGTCCTGTTTGACAGAGTCCGTGTCCAGGACTGGGCCAAAACAGGGAGGAGGCTTCTCCCGGTTCTGAGTGAATGTTACAAGCTCATGTTTGACCAGGATACAAATCTACTGCACAGCATCACCTATCT TGAGGAGAAAAGGAGAGTGAGGGTGACTCAGGATTTCTGGGAGTATCACGCTAATGGAGACGTAAAAGTGGGGCCCATCTCTGATAATTACATCTTCAGCACTAACGGATCTGCTGTACGGGCCTACCAGGCTGTGGAAATGGAGATTGTCCCAGGAAAGATTGTATCTGAGATCAGACAGTACTTCTACAG AGATGAAAGCGATAAGGACTACGCTTACTCGATCACCACCCGAGTGCCAGAATGTTTCGGGACCAGACCTCGCTGTCACAGACTGGAGCAGACTTATTCGCTGGGGCCCCTTCCTCTCAACACCGAGGTCGTCCTCAGGACCAGCACTGCTCTGAACAACAACAGAACCCTGTTCACAGATGACAATGGCTACCAGATGATGAAGAGGCCATACAGGAAGTTCATTAATAACACTTTAGCCAGA AACTACTTCCCCATGGTTCGGATGGCGTACATTGAGGACGACCTCAGCAGACTGGTGCTGGTCAGCGACAGAGCACATGGCGTGTCCAGCCAGGCCAGTGGACAACTAGAG GTCATGCTGCATCGGCGACTTTGGAACAACTTGCCCTGGAACCTCGGCTACAACCTGACCCTCAACGACAGCTCAGTGGTCAGGCCCACATTGTGGATGATGCTGGGCTCTGTTAATACCACTTCCAAGCTCTACCAGAGGGAGGCGGTAGAGCTGCAGCACAGACCTGTCGTCATGCCCATAGACCAACCCC agAAGCCCTGGCAGGACAAAGAGTCCAGAGGAGGTTTTCCTGTGCAGTCGGTGGTTCTGCCACCGAACCTCCACCTGCTCAGCCTCAGCGTCCCCGGTTGGAACTACAGCTCCAGTCATGACATTCACCTCGGTCACGTACACTCAG GTGAAGATCTGCACTCAGAACCAGACTTTGATCGGGTTCTGCTAAGAATCATGCATCTGTTTGAGGAGGGAGGAGATCCTGAGCTTTCAACGCCAGTCACCATAAACTTAAAG GAAGTTCTGCAGGCCATAGGTGAAGTCAAAGTGGTGGAGGAGCGTTCTCTCACAGGAACCTGGGATGTCGCCAGTCTGCAGAGGTGGAAGTGGAAGACTGTCGATAACCCAGAAACAACAA agAATAAAGAGTTTTGGAGTCGCGGAGAAGAAGCTTTCACTGTCACCATTTCACCCAAAGAGATCAGGACCTTCTTCATTCACttcaacacagacaaagactTTTAG
- the LOC122761536 gene encoding small integral membrane protein 20-like gives MSRNVKIALIFGGFVTAVAAAFYPIFYYPLTHKEEYREVQKKNRAGINQADVQPVGVQIWSDPFKPGSK, from the exons ATGTCGAGAAATGTGAAAATAGCGTTAATTTTCGGGGGTTTTGTGACGGCGGTGGCTGCTGCGTTTTATCCCATATTTTACTATCCACTCACACATAAAGAGGAATACA GAGAAGTCCAGAAGAAAAACCGTGCAGGAATCAACCAGGCAGATGTTCAACCTGTGG GTGTGCAGATCTGGTCTGATCCTTTCAAACCTGGGAGCAAATGA